The bacterium genomic sequence ATAGAGATATATTTTCAGGACTATAAAGATTATCCGCCTTGGCTTTCTACCCTTTATCCTTCGTATATGTCTTCAAAAGGAGTTTATACTTGTCTAACGGATATGTATGCAGGAGAGAGAGGGCACGGGCACAAATCTTTCCCTGAAACAAACGATATACCGCCACCAAATATACCGAACACTACTTTTGAGGAGCCGTATCTTGGAGCAATAAAAGGGTTTAATTACAGAAACTCTGAGATTGATGCGTGCAGTTATTTTTATGAGTTTAACTATAATAGGTGTAGTTGGTTCCATTCTTCACGTACCCCCGAAGAGATTATTGCTGCGGATTCTGATAATGACGGTATTGTTACCTGGAAAGAAGCAAAAATCTGGCAGATGCAAAGTGCTGGACTCGGCGGGAAGGTTCCTATCGTAAGATGTTTTTGGCACCATAATATCCATAAACAGAAGGTGCTTAACCTTTCTGCAATACATTATAACGTTTTTACCAGCGGACCTGAATGGGAATCAAGTTCTTATTGAT encodes the following:
- a CDS encoding prepilin-type N-terminal cleavage/methylation domain-containing protein, whose amino-acid sequence is MALLKRLTRKIQSMSNCKLQQAHFNSIGFTLIELLVVMAIISMLAGELLPALSTAREKGRQANCISNLKQFSISIEIYFQDYKDYPPWLSTLYPSYMSSKGVYTCLTDMYAGERGHGHKSFPETNDIPPPNIPNTTFEEPYLGAIKGFNYRNSEIDACSYFYEFNYNRCSWFHSSRTPEEIIAADSDNDGIVTWKEAKIWQMQSAGLGGKVPIVRCFWHHNIHKQKVLNLSAIHYNVFTSGPEWESSSY